One Pantoea eucalypti genomic region harbors:
- the hxpB gene encoding hexitol phosphatase HxpB: MPYHRPVLAALFDMDGLLIDSEPLWDQAELDIFSTLDVDLSRRSEMPDTLGLRIDQTVRMWYETLPWQGPSQQEVTDRIIARAMTLVDQTRPLLPGVETALQLCREQGLKIGLASASPLRMLEQVLEMFNLRHYFDVLSSAEALPYSKPHPQVYLNAADSLAIDPLNCVTLEDSFNGMIATKAARMRSIVVPAAEHRDDSRWALADVRLDALTQLSLQHLQG, encoded by the coding sequence ATGCCGTATCACCGCCCTGTCCTCGCCGCCCTGTTTGATATGGATGGTTTACTGATCGATTCTGAGCCGCTGTGGGATCAGGCTGAGCTGGATATCTTTTCAACGCTGGATGTTGACCTGTCACGTCGCAGTGAAATGCCCGACACTCTGGGTCTGCGCATCGATCAGACTGTACGGATGTGGTACGAAACACTGCCCTGGCAGGGTCCTTCGCAGCAGGAGGTTACTGACCGTATTATTGCCCGTGCGATGACGCTGGTGGATCAGACGCGGCCCCTGCTGCCAGGCGTGGAAACGGCGCTGCAACTGTGCCGCGAACAGGGACTGAAAATCGGCCTTGCCTCAGCCTCACCGCTCAGGATGCTTGAGCAGGTGCTGGAGATGTTCAATCTGCGCCACTATTTCGATGTGCTCTCTTCCGCAGAAGCCCTGCCCTACAGTAAGCCTCATCCGCAGGTCTATCTCAACGCAGCCGACAGCCTGGCAATCGATCCGCTTAACTGTGTCACGCTGGAAGATTCCTTTAACGGCATGATCGCCACCAAAGCGGCGCGTATGCGGTCAATTGTGGTACCCGCCGCTGAACACCGTGACGACTCTCGCTGGGCGCTGGCGGATGTCCGGCTGGATGCTCTGACACAGCTCAGCCTGCAGCATCTGCAGGGATGA
- the rpmI gene encoding 50S ribosomal protein L35 yields the protein MPKIKTVRGAAKRFKKTASGGFKRKHANLRHILTKKSTKRKRHLRPKGMVSKGDLGLVIACLPYA from the coding sequence ATGCCAAAGATTAAAACTGTACGTGGCGCGGCTAAGCGCTTCAAGAAGACCGCTTCTGGCGGCTTCAAGCGTAAACACGCAAACCTGCGTCATATTCTGACTAAAAAATCTACTAAGCGTAAACGTCACCTGCGTCCGAAAGGCATGGTGTCTAAAGGCGATCTGGGTCTGGTTATTGCCTGCCTGCCGTACGCATAA
- a CDS encoding DUF481 domain-containing protein: MKAYNKLSAVLLLSAGAFCHQALADNAVFTSMDDPSTAKKPFEGSAAAGYLAQTGNTTSSSTTAQTNMTWYQSSMAYSLWGNAANTSSNDERSSETYNIGGRSRYNLNSYDYLFGQASWLSDRFNGYDSRDVLTAGYGRQILNGPVHSLRAEFGPGVRYDDYHAGGHETKALGYGAVSYQWQLTDTTKFIQGVSVLSTFGEDTTVNSETGLQVAINSHFALKLAYNVSWNNHPAESAPDRTDTKTSIMLSYAM; the protein is encoded by the coding sequence ATGAAAGCCTATAACAAGCTGTCTGCTGTTCTTTTGCTCTCCGCCGGAGCTTTTTGTCACCAGGCACTGGCCGATAACGCCGTATTTACATCAATGGATGACCCTTCTACCGCTAAAAAGCCATTTGAAGGTTCTGCTGCTGCGGGATACCTGGCGCAAACCGGTAACACGACCAGCTCATCCACAACGGCCCAGACCAATATGACCTGGTATCAGTCATCTATGGCATACAGCTTGTGGGGTAACGCAGCTAATACCTCTTCAAATGATGAGCGCTCTTCTGAGACCTACAACATTGGTGGTCGTTCACGTTACAACCTTAACTCGTATGACTACCTGTTTGGACAGGCGAGCTGGTTAAGCGATCGTTTCAACGGTTACGATTCACGCGACGTCCTGACTGCCGGTTACGGTCGTCAGATTCTGAATGGCCCGGTACACTCGCTGCGTGCGGAATTCGGTCCGGGCGTACGTTATGATGATTACCACGCCGGTGGCCATGAGACCAAGGCGCTGGGCTATGGCGCAGTCAGCTATCAGTGGCAGCTGACCGATACCACTAAATTCATTCAGGGTGTCTCCGTGCTGAGTACCTTCGGAGAAGACACCACGGTGAACTCCGAAACCGGTCTGCAGGTAGCGATTAACAGCCATTTCGCGCTGAAACTGGCTTACAACGTGAGCTGGAACAACCATCCGGCTGAATCTGCGCCGGATCGTACGGATACCAAAACCTCAATCATGCTCTCTTACGCCATGTAA
- the thrS gene encoding threonine--tRNA ligase, giving the protein MPVITLPDGSQRVFDRPVSVMDIAMDIGPGLAKACIAGRVNGELVDAVDPITEDAAVAIITAKDEAGLEIIRHSCAHLLGHAIKQLWPDTKMAIGPVIDNGFYYDVDIDRTLTQEDIDLLEKRMHQLAETNYDVVKKKVSWQEARDVFAARGEIYKTTILDENISHDDKPGLYHHEEYVDMCRGPHVPNMRFCHHFKLQKISGAYWRGDSSNKMLQRIYGTAWADKKQLAAYLQRLEEAAKRDHRKIGKQLDLYHMQEEAPGMVFWHNDGWTIFRELEVFVRSKLKEYQYQEVKGPFMMDRVLWEKTGHWENYKEAMFTTSSENREYCIKPMNCPGHVQIFNQGLKSYRDLPLRMAEFGSCHRNEPSGALHGLMRVRGFTQDDAHVFCTEEQVRDEVNSCIRMVYDMYSTFGFEKIVVKLSTRPEKRIGTDEMWDRAEEDLAAALNENNIEFEFQPGEGAFYGPKIEFTLYDCLDRAWQCGTVQLDFSLPKRLEATYVGENNDRQTPVMIHRAILGSMERFIGILTEEFAGFFPTWLAPLQVVVMNITDGQAEYVESLTRKLQNAGIRVKADLRNEKIGFKIREHTLRRVPYMLVCGDKEVEAGKVAVRTRRGKDLGSMDVDVFVAKLQQEVRSRNLQQLEE; this is encoded by the coding sequence ATGCCTGTAATTACGCTTCCTGATGGCAGCCAGCGTGTCTTTGACCGCCCCGTCAGTGTGATGGATATTGCGATGGACATCGGTCCGGGTCTGGCAAAAGCCTGCATCGCTGGCCGTGTTAACGGTGAACTGGTTGATGCTGTCGATCCCATTACCGAAGATGCTGCTGTTGCGATTATTACCGCTAAAGATGAAGCGGGCCTGGAAATCATCCGTCACTCCTGTGCGCACCTGTTAGGGCATGCGATTAAACAGCTGTGGCCGGATACCAAAATGGCGATCGGTCCGGTCATTGATAACGGCTTCTATTATGATGTCGACATCGATCGTACCCTGACTCAGGAAGATATCGACCTGCTGGAAAAACGCATGCATCAGTTGGCTGAAACCAACTACGATGTGGTGAAGAAAAAGGTCAGCTGGCAGGAAGCACGTGACGTCTTTGCGGCGCGCGGCGAAATTTACAAGACCACCATACTTGATGAAAACATCAGCCATGACGATAAACCTGGCCTGTATCATCACGAAGAATATGTCGACATGTGCCGCGGTCCGCACGTGCCGAACATGCGGTTCTGCCATCATTTTAAACTGCAGAAGATCTCCGGTGCCTACTGGCGCGGCGACAGCAGCAACAAAATGCTGCAGCGTATTTATGGCACCGCATGGGCAGACAAAAAGCAGCTGGCAGCCTATCTGCAGCGTCTGGAAGAGGCGGCGAAGCGTGACCATCGTAAGATTGGTAAGCAGCTGGATCTCTACCATATGCAGGAAGAAGCGCCAGGCATGGTCTTCTGGCATAATGACGGCTGGACCATCTTCCGCGAACTGGAAGTGTTTGTCCGCAGCAAATTAAAAGAGTACCAGTACCAGGAAGTTAAAGGTCCCTTCATGATGGATCGCGTCCTGTGGGAAAAAACCGGGCACTGGGAAAACTACAAAGAAGCGATGTTCACGACCTCGTCTGAGAACCGTGAATATTGCATCAAACCGATGAACTGTCCTGGGCATGTTCAGATCTTCAATCAGGGTCTGAAATCTTACCGTGACCTGCCATTGCGTATGGCGGAGTTCGGTAGCTGTCACCGTAATGAACCATCAGGTGCGCTGCACGGTCTGATGCGTGTACGTGGCTTTACCCAGGATGACGCGCACGTCTTCTGTACTGAAGAGCAGGTACGTGACGAAGTAAACAGCTGTATCCGCATGGTTTATGACATGTACAGCACCTTCGGCTTTGAAAAGATCGTGGTGAAGTTATCCACCCGTCCTGAGAAGCGCATCGGTACTGATGAAATGTGGGATCGTGCCGAGGAAGACCTGGCTGCCGCGCTGAACGAAAACAATATTGAGTTTGAGTTCCAGCCTGGCGAAGGTGCGTTCTACGGTCCTAAAATTGAGTTCACGTTGTATGATTGCCTTGATCGCGCCTGGCAGTGCGGCACAGTTCAGCTAGACTTCTCCCTGCCAAAACGCCTTGAAGCAACGTATGTGGGTGAAAACAATGATCGTCAGACGCCAGTGATGATTCACCGTGCGATTCTGGGATCAATGGAGCGTTTCATCGGTATTCTTACCGAAGAATTTGCCGGTTTCTTCCCAACCTGGCTGGCACCGCTGCAAGTCGTGGTAATGAATATTACCGATGGACAAGCGGAATATGTTGAGTCTTTGACGCGTAAGCTGCAGAATGCTGGCATTCGTGTGAAAGCAGACTTGAGAAATGAGAAGATAGGCTTTAAAATCCGCGAGCACACATTACGTCGCGTCCCTTATATGTTGGTCTGCGGTGATAAAGAGGTGGAAGCTGGCAAAGTTGCCGTTCGCACCCGCCGTGGTAAAGACCTTGGGTCGATGGATGTCGATGTGTTTGTTGCGAAATTGCAACAAGAGGTTCGCAGCCGAAATCTTCAACAATTGGAGGAATAA
- the pheT gene encoding phenylalanine--tRNA ligase subunit beta, protein MKFSELWLREWVNPALDSAALSEQITMAGLEVDGVEPVAGAFHGVVVGEVVECGQHPNADKLRVTKINVGGERLLDIVCGAPNCRQGLKVAVATVGAVLPGDFKIKAAKLRGEPSEGMLCSFSELGISDDHNGIIELPADAPIGTDIRTYLQLDDNTIEISVTPNRADCLGLIGIARDVAVLNGLPLNKPQMQPVTATLNETFPIQVDATEACPRYLGRVVKGINVAAATPLWMKEKLRRCGIRSIDPVVDITNYVLLELGQPMHAFDLDRIDGGIVVRMAKEGEKLTLLDGTEASLQSDTLVIADHQKALAMAGIFGGEHSGVNGETQNILFECAYFDPLSITGRARRHGLHTDASHRYERGVDPALQHTALERATELLLSICGGEAGPVIDQTHQTALPVPATITLRREKLDRLIGHVIADDQVTDILTRLGCEVTVGEGQWQAVAPSWRFDMAIEEDLVEEVARIYGYNNIPDVPVQAGLVMTQHREANLSLKRAKNMLVDKGYQEAITYSFVDPKIQQLLHPGEEALLLPSPISSDMSTMRLSLWTGLLSAVVYNQNRQQSRVRLFESGLRFVPDSQADLGIRQDLMLAGVISGNRVEEHWDLARQTVDFYDLKGDLESLLDLTGKLDNISFRAEVNPALHPGQSAAIYLHDEHIGFIGVVHPELERKLDLNGRTLVFELLWNKVADRVLPDAREISRFPANRRDIAVVVAENVPAADIIAECKKVGVNQVVGVNLFDVYRGKGVSEGYKSLAISLILQDTSRTLEEEEIAATVGKCVAALKERFQATLRD, encoded by the coding sequence ATGAAATTCAGTGAACTCTGGTTACGCGAATGGGTAAATCCAGCCCTGGACAGCGCTGCGCTGTCTGAACAAATCACCATGGCTGGCCTGGAAGTGGACGGCGTTGAGCCGGTTGCGGGTGCGTTTCATGGCGTCGTGGTCGGTGAAGTGGTTGAGTGCGGTCAGCACCCCAATGCCGACAAGCTGCGTGTGACCAAAATCAATGTGGGCGGCGAGCGTCTGCTGGATATCGTCTGTGGCGCGCCGAACTGCCGTCAGGGACTGAAAGTCGCCGTCGCGACCGTGGGTGCCGTGCTGCCAGGTGATTTCAAAATCAAAGCGGCCAAACTGCGTGGCGAGCCGTCTGAAGGTATGCTCTGCTCGTTCTCCGAGCTGGGCATTTCCGACGACCACAACGGCATTATCGAACTGCCTGCCGATGCGCCCATTGGCACCGACATCCGCACATACCTGCAGCTGGATGACAACACCATTGAAATCAGCGTCACGCCTAACCGCGCCGACTGCCTGGGTCTGATCGGTATCGCCCGTGATGTCGCTGTGCTGAACGGTTTACCGCTGAACAAGCCGCAGATGCAGCCGGTCACGGCTACGCTCAACGAGACATTCCCGATCCAGGTTGACGCAACAGAAGCCTGTCCGCGCTATCTGGGCCGCGTAGTGAAAGGGATTAACGTTGCGGCGGCGACGCCACTGTGGATGAAAGAGAAGCTGCGTCGCTGCGGCATTCGTTCAATCGATCCGGTTGTAGACATCACTAACTACGTTCTGCTGGAACTGGGTCAGCCGATGCACGCCTTCGACCTCGACCGCATTGACGGCGGTATCGTGGTGCGCATGGCGAAAGAGGGCGAAAAGCTGACACTGCTGGATGGCACTGAAGCCAGTCTGCAAAGTGATACCTTAGTGATCGCCGATCACCAGAAAGCGCTGGCCATGGCCGGTATTTTTGGTGGCGAACATTCAGGTGTGAACGGCGAAACGCAAAACATCCTGTTCGAGTGCGCATACTTTGACCCGCTTTCTATCACCGGTCGCGCACGTCGTCACGGTCTGCATACCGACGCGTCACATCGCTACGAGCGTGGCGTTGACCCGGCGCTGCAACACACCGCGCTGGAGCGTGCGACCGAGCTGCTGCTGTCAATCTGCGGCGGTGAAGCGGGCCCAGTCATCGATCAGACCCATCAGACAGCACTCCCTGTACCGGCGACGATCACCCTGCGCCGTGAAAAACTGGACCGTCTGATTGGCCACGTCATTGCGGATGATCAGGTTACTGACATCCTGACCCGCCTGGGCTGTGAAGTCACTGTGGGTGAAGGGCAGTGGCAGGCTGTGGCCCCGAGCTGGCGTTTCGATATGGCGATCGAAGAAGACCTGGTCGAAGAAGTGGCGCGTATTTACGGCTATAACAACATTCCGGATGTGCCAGTACAGGCCGGGCTGGTAATGACCCAGCACCGCGAAGCGAACCTGTCGCTGAAGCGCGCTAAAAACATGCTGGTGGATAAAGGTTATCAGGAAGCGATTACCTACAGCTTCGTTGATCCAAAAATCCAGCAGCTGCTTCATCCGGGTGAAGAGGCGCTGCTACTGCCAAGCCCGATCTCCAGCGACATGTCGACGATGCGTCTGTCACTCTGGACTGGCCTGCTCAGTGCAGTGGTTTACAACCAGAACCGTCAGCAGAGCCGCGTACGCCTGTTCGAGAGCGGCTTACGTTTTGTGCCCGATAGCCAGGCGGATTTAGGTATCCGTCAGGATCTTATGCTGGCTGGCGTGATCAGTGGCAACCGCGTTGAAGAGCACTGGGATCTGGCGCGTCAGACCGTTGACTTCTATGATTTGAAAGGCGATTTAGAGTCGCTGCTCGATTTAACCGGCAAACTGGATAACATCAGCTTCCGTGCTGAAGTGAATCCGGCGTTGCATCCAGGACAGAGCGCGGCGATTTATTTGCATGATGAACATATCGGTTTTATCGGCGTGGTTCATCCTGAGCTGGAACGTAAGCTTGATCTTAATGGCCGCACCTTAGTCTTTGAACTGCTTTGGAATAAGGTCGCAGACCGCGTCCTGCCTGACGCGCGCGAGATTTCTCGCTTCCCGGCGAACCGTCGTGATATTGCTGTTGTGGTGGCTGAAAACGTCCCTGCAGCAGATATCATCGCAGAGTGTAAGAAAGTTGGCGTAAATCAGGTAGTTGGCGTAAACTTGTTTGACGTGTACCGCGGTAAGGGCGTTTCTGAGGGCTACAAGAGCCTCGCAATCAGCCTGATTTTGCAGGATACCAGCCGGACACTCGAAGAAGAGGAGATTGCCGCGACCGTTGGCAAATGCGTTGCGGCATTAAAAGAGCGATTCCAGGCAACCTTGAGGGATTGA
- the pheS gene encoding phenylalanine--tRNA ligase subunit alpha, giving the protein MSQLAELVASATAAIDGATDIAALDAVRVEYLGKKGHLTLQMTTLRELPAEERPAAGAVINEAKQQVTERLNARKDALESAVLNARLAEETIDVSLPGRRIENGGLHPVTRTMDRIETFFGELGFAVVTGPEIEDDYHNFDALNIPAHHPARADHDTFWFDATRLLRTQTSGVQIRTMQAQQPPIRIIAPGRVYRNDYDQTHTPMFHQMEGLIVDKNISFTNLKGTLHDFLNNFFEEDLQIRFRPSYFPFTEPSAEVDVMGKNGKWLEVLGCGMVHPNVLRNVGIDPEVYSGFAFGMGMERLTMLRYGVTDLRAFFENDLRFLKQFK; this is encoded by the coding sequence ATGTCCCAACTCGCAGAACTGGTGGCCAGCGCCACGGCGGCCATCGACGGGGCGACGGATATCGCCGCCCTTGACGCGGTGCGCGTCGAATACCTCGGTAAGAAAGGACATCTGACACTGCAGATGACCACATTACGCGAGCTGCCAGCCGAAGAGCGTCCTGCAGCGGGTGCTGTTATCAACGAAGCGAAACAGCAGGTCACCGAGCGTCTCAATGCACGCAAAGATGCGCTGGAATCCGCAGTGCTGAACGCCCGTCTTGCGGAAGAGACCATTGATGTTTCTCTGCCGGGCCGTCGTATTGAGAATGGCGGTCTGCATCCTGTGACCCGCACCATGGATCGCATTGAGACTTTCTTCGGTGAGTTAGGCTTTGCTGTCGTGACCGGACCAGAAATTGAAGATGATTATCATAACTTCGATGCGCTGAATATTCCTGCCCATCATCCGGCGCGTGCCGATCATGATACCTTCTGGTTCGACGCTACCCGCCTGCTGCGCACCCAGACCTCTGGCGTACAGATCCGTACTATGCAGGCTCAGCAGCCGCCAATCCGCATTATTGCACCAGGCCGCGTCTACCGTAACGATTACGACCAGACGCATACGCCGATGTTCCATCAGATGGAAGGGCTGATTGTTGATAAAAACATCAGCTTTACCAATCTGAAAGGGACGCTGCACGATTTCCTTAACAACTTCTTCGAAGAAGATTTGCAGATCCGTTTCCGTCCTTCTTACTTCCCGTTTACTGAGCCGTCCGCAGAAGTGGACGTGATGGGTAAAAACGGTAAATGGCTCGAAGTGCTGGGTTGCGGCATGGTACATCCAAACGTGCTGCGTAATGTCGGCATCGATCCGGAAGTCTATTCCGGCTTCGCCTTTGGTATGGGCATGGAGCGTCTGACCATGTTGCGCTACGGCGTGACCGATCTGCGTGCTTTCTTCGAAAATGATTTACGTTTCCTCAAACAATTTAAGTAA
- a CDS encoding fructosamine kinase family protein — protein MWSAISRLLSEQLGNAEITQRHALAGGDIHPAWHIRYGEHDVFVKSNSRDMLSLFTWEADQLALLARTGTVRVPKVYGVGHHREESFLLLEYIRPQPLDEQSAFQLGQQLARLHQWSEQTQFGLDFDNNITTTPQPNSWLRRWSVFFAEQRIGWQLQLAAEKGIQYGDTELIIASVQRVLASHHPQPSLLHGDLWPANCASSDQGPWLFDPACYWGDRECDLAMLSWYPDLPRQIYDGYQSVWPLPDGFSQRLPVYQLYYLLNRANVFGGHWPGDAQFAIGELLDEDALGNSQARPA, from the coding sequence ATGTGGTCAGCCATTAGTCGTCTGTTAAGCGAGCAGTTAGGCAACGCCGAAATCACTCAACGTCACGCCCTTGCGGGTGGTGATATCCATCCTGCCTGGCATATCCGCTACGGTGAACATGACGTCTTTGTCAAAAGTAACAGCCGCGATATGCTTTCGCTTTTTACCTGGGAAGCCGATCAGCTGGCCTTGCTGGCGCGCACCGGCACAGTTCGGGTGCCTAAAGTCTATGGTGTGGGTCATCACCGTGAGGAGAGCTTTCTGCTGCTGGAATATATCCGGCCACAGCCGCTGGATGAACAGAGCGCGTTTCAGTTGGGACAGCAACTGGCTCGCCTGCACCAGTGGAGCGAGCAGACCCAGTTCGGACTGGATTTCGACAATAATATTACCACCACGCCACAACCTAACAGCTGGCTGCGGCGCTGGTCGGTGTTTTTTGCCGAACAGCGCATTGGCTGGCAATTGCAGCTGGCGGCGGAAAAAGGCATTCAGTACGGCGATACGGAGTTGATTATCGCCTCCGTGCAGCGGGTGCTCGCGTCCCATCATCCGCAACCGTCGCTGCTGCATGGCGATCTCTGGCCCGCTAACTGCGCCAGCAGCGACCAGGGCCCCTGGCTGTTCGATCCCGCCTGCTACTGGGGTGACCGTGAATGTGATTTAGCGATGCTAAGCTGGTACCCCGACCTGCCCCGCCAGATTTACGACGGTTATCAGTCGGTGTGGCCGTTACCCGATGGGTTTTCACAGCGCCTGCCCGTTTATCAGCTTTACTATCTGCTGAACCGGGCTAACGTGTTTGGCGGGCACTGGCCTGGCGATGCACAGTTCGCTATTGGCGAGTTGCTGGATGAAGATGCACTCGGCAACAGTCAGGCCAGGCCGGCCTGA
- the ihfA gene encoding integration host factor subunit alpha → MALTKAEMSEYLFEKLGLSKRDAKELVELFFEEVRRALENGEQVKLSGFGNFDLRDKNQRPGRNPKTGEDIPITARRVVTFRPGQKLKSRVENATPKETD, encoded by the coding sequence ATGGCGCTTACAAAAGCTGAGATGTCAGAGTACCTGTTTGAGAAACTCGGGTTAAGCAAACGCGATGCCAAAGAGTTAGTGGAGCTGTTTTTCGAAGAGGTTCGCCGCGCTTTGGAAAATGGAGAACAGGTTAAACTGTCTGGGTTTGGTAATTTCGACCTGCGTGACAAAAACCAGCGTCCTGGCAGAAACCCGAAAACGGGTGAAGATATTCCGATTACTGCGCGTCGCGTAGTAACGTTCCGCCCAGGACAGAAGCTGAAAAGCCGCGTAGAGAACGCTACACCCAAAGA
- a CDS encoding YniB family protein has translation MTYQQAGRIAILKRVAGWVLFLVALMSTIISVLSFMFKHSEKQPGIDAVMLDFVHVIVDMLRFNTPFLNVFWHNSPVPEFNGQMNLGFWLIYILIFVGLALESSGARMGRQARHVKEGIEDQMILEQAKGPEGRTRQQLEEKVRVPRHTIFLQIFPLYVLPVVIAIAGYFALSLLGFI, from the coding sequence ATGACCTATCAACAGGCTGGCCGTATCGCCATCCTTAAGCGCGTGGCGGGCTGGGTGCTCTTTTTAGTGGCGCTGATGTCGACCATTATTTCTGTGCTGAGCTTTATGTTTAAGCACAGCGAAAAGCAGCCCGGCATTGATGCCGTTATGCTTGATTTCGTTCATGTCATTGTCGATATGCTGCGCTTCAATACGCCGTTCCTGAACGTTTTCTGGCATAACTCGCCGGTACCCGAATTTAACGGTCAGATGAACCTGGGCTTCTGGCTGATCTACATTCTGATTTTTGTCGGGCTGGCGCTGGAGTCGTCAGGCGCGCGGATGGGACGTCAGGCGCGTCACGTTAAAGAGGGCATTGAGGACCAGATGATTCTGGAACAGGCAAAGGGCCCGGAAGGGCGCACCCGTCAGCAACTGGAAGAGAAGGTGCGCGTCCCCCGCCACACCATCTTCCTGCAGATTTTCCCGCTTTATGTGCTGCCAGTGGTGATTGCGATAGCCGGTTATTTTGCACTGTCGCTGCTGGGTTTTATCTGA
- the rplT gene encoding 50S ribosomal protein L20, whose product MARVKRGVVARARHKKILKQAKGYYGARSRVYRVAFQAVIKAGQYAYRDRRQRKRQFRQLWIARINAAARQNGMSYSRFINGLKKAAIEIDRKILADIAVFDKVAFSALVEKAKSALA is encoded by the coding sequence ATGGCTCGTGTAAAACGTGGTGTAGTTGCTCGCGCACGTCACAAAAAAATCTTAAAACAAGCTAAAGGCTATTACGGTGCACGTTCACGTGTTTACCGTGTTGCTTTCCAGGCTGTTATCAAAGCTGGTCAGTATGCTTACCGTGACCGTCGTCAGCGTAAGCGTCAGTTCCGTCAGCTGTGGATCGCGCGTATTAACGCAGCGGCACGTCAGAACGGCATGTCATACAGCCGTTTCATCAATGGTCTGAAGAAAGCAGCCATTGAGATTGACCGTAAGATCCTGGCCGACATCGCTGTATTCGACAAAGTGGCATTCTCTGCACTGGTCGAAAAAGCGAAATCAGCCCTGGCGTAA
- the pheM gene encoding pheST operon leader peptide PheM, with amino-acid sequence MNAAIFRFFFYFSA; translated from the coding sequence ATGAATGCTGCTATTTTCCGTTTCTTTTTTTACTTTAGCGCCTGA
- the ghoS gene encoding type V toxin-antitoxin system endoribonuclease antitoxin GhoS, producing MSSNDLTRYIVTFHYQESGLSDILELTSAMTAAGFTTTLTDNDGHPHELGTNSYGIVSSLEAEDLRQQVTAAGESALGQKPEVTVMTVEEYLRNTADSRPATSAPE from the coding sequence ATGAGCAGCAATGATTTAACCCGCTACATTGTGACCTTTCATTATCAGGAGTCGGGATTGAGTGACATCCTGGAACTGACCAGCGCAATGACCGCCGCCGGTTTTACCACCACGCTGACTGACAACGACGGTCACCCCCATGAGCTGGGAACGAACAGCTATGGCATTGTCAGTTCACTGGAGGCTGAAGATCTGCGACAACAGGTTACGGCGGCCGGTGAAAGCGCGTTGGGTCAGAAACCTGAAGTGACTGTCATGACCGTTGAAGAGTATCTGCGCAACACGGCGGATTCTCGCCCCGCCACCTCCGCGCCAGAATAA
- the infC gene encoding translation initiation factor IF-3 has protein sequence MKGGKRVLPTRPNKINSEIRATEVRLTGMDGEPIGIVTLREALEKAEEAGGDLVEISPNAEPPVCRIMDYGKFLYEKSKSSKEQKKKQKVIQVKEIKFRPGTDDGDYQVKLRNLIRFLEDGDKAKITLRFRGREMAHQQIGMEVLNRVRKDLCEDLDLAIVESFPSKIEGRQMIMVLAPKKKQ, from the coding sequence ATTAAAGGCGGAAAACGAGTACTACCTACGCGTCCGAACAAGATTAACAGTGAAATTCGCGCAACTGAAGTGCGCTTAACAGGCATGGATGGCGAGCCGATTGGCATTGTCACATTACGCGAAGCTTTGGAAAAAGCTGAGGAAGCGGGCGGCGACTTAGTCGAAATCAGCCCGAATGCCGAACCGCCGGTCTGCCGTATTATGGATTACGGCAAGTTCCTCTATGAAAAAAGCAAATCTTCTAAGGAACAGAAGAAGAAGCAGAAAGTTATTCAGGTCAAGGAAATCAAATTCCGTCCTGGAACCGATGATGGCGACTATCAGGTCAAACTACGCAACCTGATTCGCTTTCTGGAAGATGGCGATAAAGCCAAAATCACGCTGCGTTTCCGCGGTCGTGAGATGGCGCACCAGCAGATCGGTATGGAAGTGCTTAACCGCGTCCGTAAAGACCTGTGTGAAGATCTGGATTTGGCCATTGTCGAATCCTTCCCTTCGAAGATCGAAGGCCGCCAGATGATCATGGTGCTCGCTCCTAAGAAGAAACAGTAG